From the genome of Halomonas sp. LR3S48:
GGCAATCCCATTACCGGCATTTCCTCACTGGCCCAGAACTTGCGCTACGACACCGACGATCCCCAACTGCTCGAGACCGCGGGGCAGATCCAGCAGCTCACTGACCGCGTCTCGCGGATCGTCTCCTCACTGGTCGGCTTCGCCCACGGCGGCCGCCATGTTGCGGGGCAGGCCTTCGCCCCGGTGCCGATCGCCGCCGTCACCGACGAGGCGCTGCACTTGATCCACCTGGCCCGCTCGGGGGAGGATGTCCGTTACCGTAATCTCTGTTCCGCGGAACTCGAAGTACTCGGCGACGCCCAGCGACTCCAGCAGATCATGGTCAACCTGCTGAGCAATGCGCGTGACGCCAGCGAGCCGGAAGGAGAGGTGGTCATCGATGCCGAGCCGGAAGGCGACATGTTGAAGGTCACCGTCACCGACGAGGGGCATGGGCTCGACGATCGGGTTCGCGAGCACCTCTTCGAACCCTTCACCACCACCAAACCGCCGGGTGAAGGCACAGGACTCGGCTTGCCGCTGGTCTACAGCATCATTGCCGAGCATCATGGCAGGATCGAAATCGAATCACCGCCCCCAGGGCAGGAACGCGGCACCCGCATCTGCCTGTGGCTGCCCACCGAACGAAAGGATGGTGAACATACCGATGAGCCGGATTCTGATCGTTGAAGACGAAGCCATCATCCGTACGGCGCTGCGCAGACTGCTGGAGCGTCACGCTTATGAGGTCAGCGAGGCCGGCTGCGTAGACGAGGCACTGGCCCTGGAGCCCCGCGGCTTCGACCTGGTGATCAGCGACCTGCGCCTACCCGGAGAGCCCGGCACCGACCTGATCGAGCACGCCGCACCGGTGCCGGTATTGATCATGACCAGCTATGCCAGCATGCGCTCGGCGGTGGAGTCACTGAAGCAGGGTGCCGTCGACTACGTGGCCAAGCCCTTCGACCACGACGAGCTGCTGGAAACCGTGTCCCGCGTACTCCACCAGCAGTCTGCGCATCGCGCCCCGCCACCCGACATCACCGATGCCGGCGGCTCGCGCCAGCAGATGATCGGCGAATGCCCAGCCATGCAGTCTGTCTACACGCGCATTCGCAAGACCGCGCCGGCCGACGTCACCGTGCTGATCCAGGGCGAATCCGGAACCGGCAAGGAGCTGGTGGCGCGAGCCATTCACCAGCAAAGCCAACGCATTCATGCGCCGCTCATCTGCGTCAACTGTGCCGCCATTCCCGAAACTCTGATCGAATCGGAGCTGTTCGGCCACGAGAAGGGAGCCTTCACCGGCGCCAGTGCCGCTCGCACCGGCCTGGTGGAAGCTGCCGACGGCGGCACCCTGTTCCTCGACGAGATCGGCGAGTTGCCGCTGGATGCCCAGGCCCGCCTACTGCGCGTGCTGCAGGAAGGCGAGATTCGCCGCATCGGCTCGGTGGAAACCCGCCATGTCGACGTGCGCCTGATCGCCGCCACCCACCGCGACCTGAGGGCCTTGTCCAAGACCGGCGAATTCCGCCTCGACCTCTACTACCGGCTCAACGTGATGCAGATCGACCTGCCTCCGCTGCGCGAGCGCGAGGACGATATCCTGCTGATCGCTGAAGTGCTGCTGGAAAAGGCCTGCCGGCGCCACCGCCGAGACGGGCTGCGCCTGTCACGGGCGGCGCACCGCGAAATTCGCGATTACCCATGGCCCGGCAATGTTCGGGAACTCGAGAACGCTCTCGAGCGTGGCGTCATCCTGGCCGAAGGCCATCTGATCCATCCCGACGATCTGGGGCTGCACCCGAGCTCGGCCCCCCCTTCACGCAGCATCGTCGAACCCCGGACGATGCCCACCGACCCGCAGCGGGACGAGGAAGAGGACGACGAAGAGGATCTCTCGCTCGAAGACTACTTCCAGCACTTCGTGCTGGAGCATCAGGATCACATGAGCGAGACCGAGCTCGCCCAGAAGCTGGGAATCAGCCGCAAATGTCTTTGGGAACGGCGTCAGCGCCTGGGTATTCCGCGCAAGAAGCAGGCCCGGCGAAGCAGCGCCTGACACTGAAACACCTCCCCCTACGACTAACGTCCAAGCGCCTCGGCCAGCTCGTCGAAGGCGCTTTTTCATGCCCCGCCGAACTCATTTGCACCAGGTGTTACCTTCCCACCCAGAATTTGCCCCGACATGGCGCAGCAGGGGTAACACATTTGCCATGCCGAGCTGAGGCGCACCACAGGCTAACTCTCAAGCCATTGTTTGTTTGTGGGTTTCGACCACCTTGGCATGTGCCGTGCAATATCCAAGGCAAGAAAAACAACATCCGGCTGCCACCCGAGTCGACAACAATAACAAGACATCAGGGAAGGCAGGGCCTGCGCCAATAACAACAACTGGCAGGCTATGAAGAGGATGCGGCTAGGGGCAACAACGACAAAACGCCCCAGAGAAGCCGCCCTTCGCTTTGTTTGTCCAACAACAACAAGACCTGAGCGAAGCACCGGATCCATCAGGACGCGACGCGCCAACCCCGGCCTCCAACAAGAACAACGGCCGCAAAAGCGCACCTTCGGCAATAACATCAACAAGCCGAAGGCAGGCATACCTCCTGTGCCGTCGTGGTTGGATTATTGTTTTGAATACGAGGCGGTCGCAACCAGGAACGTCAACAATCACAACAACATTGTTGCCTGTGACTCTTGGTGACTGTGGTGCGTATTCAAGGCGATGCGCCATCACGAAGAAGAAACAGCCGCAAGGACGCAGCACCGTTTAGCTTGTCAGAGGAGGCCCAACGGCCTCCTCTTTTGCTTTGTGTTCTCCTGCCAGTTCCTTGCGGCGAATTCGTCCGCCGCTTTGCAAGGTGTCGGTGGTCGGCTACACTCTACAACTTTCGCACACTGCGAGTCGAAATCACCGCATGTTCAAAGGATTTACCCGCTTTCTGCAGAGCCCTGGCACACACCTCAGGACACTCTTCGGCCCCCAGGATGCCTCCGGAGGGCAGGCCGGCCCTCGAATCATCCCTCGCGATCAGCATCCCGTTTCGCGTCAGCACTTCAGCGAATCGGCCCTGAAGGTACTCTATCGTCTGCATAACGCCGGGTTCGAGGCCTACCTGGTGGGC
Proteins encoded in this window:
- a CDS encoding sigma-54-dependent transcriptional regulator, producing the protein MSRILIVEDEAIIRTALRRLLERHAYEVSEAGCVDEALALEPRGFDLVISDLRLPGEPGTDLIEHAAPVPVLIMTSYASMRSAVESLKQGAVDYVAKPFDHDELLETVSRVLHQQSAHRAPPPDITDAGGSRQQMIGECPAMQSVYTRIRKTAPADVTVLIQGESGTGKELVARAIHQQSQRIHAPLICVNCAAIPETLIESELFGHEKGAFTGASAARTGLVEAADGGTLFLDEIGELPLDAQARLLRVLQEGEIRRIGSVETRHVDVRLIAATHRDLRALSKTGEFRLDLYYRLNVMQIDLPPLREREDDILLIAEVLLEKACRRHRRDGLRLSRAAHREIRDYPWPGNVRELENALERGVILAEGHLIHPDDLGLHPSSAPPSRSIVEPRTMPTDPQRDEEEDDEEDLSLEDYFQHFVLEHQDHMSETELAQKLGISRKCLWERRQRLGIPRKKQARRSSA